The Thiothrix subterranea genome has a segment encoding these proteins:
- the dnaX gene encoding DNA polymerase III subunit gamma/tau codes for MSYQVLARKWRPQDFQQMVGQAHVLRALMNALEGDDGQQRLHHAYLFTGTRGVGKTTLARIFAKCLNCETGVTAKPCGECRSCREIAEGRHVDLIEVDAASRTKVEDTRDLLDNVQYAPTRGRFKIYLIDEVHMLSGHSFNALLKTLEEPPPHVKFLFATTDPQKLPVTILSRCLQFNLKRMPVDMISGHLANVLEQENIPFSESALRLLARAADGSMRDALSLTDQAIVAGGGAVSEDEVQDMLGLLPHEHLLALLQAVADDDGARMLATVEQMAQLTTDFTAAADGFIALLHSIAVQQVVPADEADADIAQMAKLLSPADVQLYYQMALYGRRDLPLAPDPRGGFEMLLLRMLAFRLDDGKSQPHSTPVEKKKIVVETVVDDAQGRDAKSCVSTAVVEAVKLPVHVDMGRDAKSCVSTAVVEAASVLSSNDWHTIYPQLNLSGMALPLAQHCLLESVTDDQITLLLDESGATLQSESAEAQLAAALAKHYGRSLKLKFHISAISEETPEKRILREAAEQQQAAEAAINNDPFVQQLQEAFGAVIVPGSIRPRTNAG; via the coding sequence ATGAGTTATCAAGTACTTGCTCGAAAATGGCGGCCTCAGGACTTCCAGCAAATGGTGGGTCAGGCGCACGTATTGCGAGCCTTGATGAACGCCTTGGAAGGCGATGATGGTCAGCAACGGCTGCACCATGCCTATTTGTTCACCGGCACTCGTGGGGTAGGGAAGACGACGCTTGCCCGAATCTTTGCCAAATGCCTCAACTGCGAAACCGGTGTTACCGCCAAGCCGTGTGGGGAATGTCGCAGTTGCCGTGAAATTGCCGAGGGTCGTCACGTTGACCTGATCGAAGTCGATGCCGCATCACGCACCAAGGTCGAAGATACCCGCGATTTATTAGACAATGTGCAATACGCGCCGACTCGTGGACGTTTCAAGATTTACCTGATCGACGAAGTTCACATGCTCTCCGGGCACAGCTTCAACGCGCTGTTGAAGACGCTGGAAGAGCCACCGCCGCACGTCAAATTCCTGTTTGCCACCACTGATCCGCAGAAATTACCGGTCACGATTTTGTCGCGTTGCTTGCAATTCAATCTGAAACGAATGCCGGTGGATATGATCAGCGGGCATTTGGCGAATGTGTTGGAGCAGGAAAATATTCCCTTCAGCGAAAGCGCCTTGCGCTTATTGGCGCGGGCGGCAGATGGCAGTATGCGCGATGCGCTGAGCTTGACCGATCAGGCAATTGTTGCCGGTGGCGGGGCAGTGAGCGAAGACGAAGTGCAGGATATGCTGGGCTTGTTGCCGCACGAGCATTTACTCGCCTTGTTGCAAGCCGTCGCCGATGATGACGGTGCGCGGATGTTGGCAACGGTGGAGCAAATGGCGCAACTCACCACCGATTTTACGGCGGCGGCAGATGGTTTCATTGCATTGTTGCATAGCATAGCAGTGCAGCAAGTCGTGCCAGCCGATGAAGCGGATGCGGATATTGCGCAGATGGCGAAATTGCTGTCACCGGCAGATGTGCAATTGTACTACCAGATGGCCTTGTATGGGCGGCGGGATTTGCCCTTAGCGCCTGATCCGCGCGGCGGCTTTGAAATGCTGCTGTTGCGAATGTTGGCGTTCCGGCTGGATGATGGCAAATCTCAACCACACTCGACGCCGGTCGAGAAAAAAAAAATTGTAGTTGAAACAGTTGTCGATGATGCGCAGGGTAGAGACGCAAAATCTTGCGTATCTACGGCGGTGGTTGAGGCCGTGAAATTGCCGGTGCATGTGGATATGGGTAGAGACGCAAAATCTTGCGTCTCTACGGCGGTGGTTGAAGCGGCGTCCGTTTTGTCCAGCAATGATTGGCACACAATCTACCCCCAACTCAACCTTTCCGGCATGGCGCTGCCACTAGCGCAACATTGTTTGCTGGAAAGCGTTACCGACGATCAAATTACGTTGTTGTTAGATGAAAGTGGCGCAACGCTGCAAAGCGAATCTGCTGAGGCGCAATTAGCAGCGGCATTGGCAAAACATTACGGGCGTTCGCTCAAGTTAAAATTTCACATCAGTGCCATAAGCGAAGAAACCCCAGAAAAGCGCATCCTGCGCGAAGCTGCGGAACAGCAGCAGGCAGCCGAAGCAGCGATTAACAACGACCCCTTCGTGCAGCAATTACAGGAAGCGTTTGGCGCAGTTATCGTA
- a CDS encoding response regulator has product MTIRKILIADDSNTERLNLTHILESAGYQVVAAQSGNEAKILAESQQPDLILLDIIMDDGDGYQACRAIKRNPATQTIPVIMVSSKSNPVDKQWAQKLGATDYIVKPYTDADVLAQIAKL; this is encoded by the coding sequence ATGACGATCCGCAAGATATTGATTGCTGACGATTCCAATACTGAACGCCTGAATCTTACCCATATTCTTGAATCCGCTGGTTATCAAGTGGTGGCAGCGCAATCTGGCAATGAAGCGAAAATCTTAGCCGAAAGCCAGCAACCTGATTTGATTTTATTGGATATTATCATGGATGACGGTGATGGTTATCAGGCGTGCCGTGCGATCAAACGCAACCCTGCAACCCAAACCATTCCCGTGATCATGGTATCCAGCAAGTCCAACCCGGTGGATAAGCAATGGGCACAAAAACTGGGCGCAACCGACTACATTGTCAAACCCTACACGGATGCAGACGTACTCGCCCAAATAGCCAAGCTGTAA